The region TCAAGACCATCTTTGTAGAACTGTCTTGTTGCTACATCATACATTCCGTCCGCTTCATTAGAAGAATAACTAATATCATTAGCAGATAAATTGACTCCGTAGAAAGCTCCAAATCCCAGATTTAAACCTTCGTAAGGATAAACTTTGTATAAAGCACCTATTTCTAAATAAGCATAATTAAGTCCGAGTTCAAATTCTTTCCCAACAACATCTCGATATTTCACGGTTTCTCCAGACTGTCTGAATAAGATTTCAGGCTGTATAGCAACACGAGTATCATACAGTTTACAGTTAAGAAAAAATCCCGTTTCAAGACCATATTTGCCTTTGCTTTCCAGAGTACTGTTGTCAAAAGTATTATCACGGCCTTTTATCGTTTCAGGCAGATTACTAAAGGAGGAATGAATACCACCCACTTTTAATCCGTAGGTAATATTGGTTTCATTTTGACTATAAAGGCTTATGTTAAAAAAAAAACTTAATATTATTAAGTGGAATATTACTTTCATTAAAAAAATTTTTACGAATATAAATATTAAATATAGTTTTGACCAACAAAAAGCCGACAAAATAGGCGATAAATCCGACAATATACCTGATTTCATGTAACAAATAATTTGAAGATTACTTCTATATTTGCTTGATTCATAGAAAAATCACTCTACATATTTCTTTCATAAA is a window of Flavobacterium crocinum DNA encoding:
- a CDS encoding outer membrane beta-barrel protein, whose protein sequence is MKVIFHLIILSFFFNISLYSQNETNITYGLKVGGIHSSFSNLPETIKGRDNTFDNSTLESKGKYGLETGFFLNCKLYDTRVAIQPEILFRQSGETVKYRDVVGKEFELGLNYAYLEIGALYKVYPYEGLNLGFGAFYGVNLSANDISYSSNEADGMYDVATRQFYKDGLDGADDFALCFALGYELHKSIHFDFRYYLGVKDMVKSNASSFQFIENQNKSSVFCFSLGYSFHKW